The genomic segment GGCGCTGCTGCAGATTGACGCGCCGAACCTGCAGCCGGTGACGCTGGCGGACTCGTCGGGGCTGTCCGTAGGGCAGAAGGTGTATGCGATTGGCAACCCGTTCGGACTGACGGGGACGATGACGCGCGGCATCATCAGCTCAATTCGTTCGATTCGCGGAGCGGAGGGAGCGCCCATTGAGGACGCCATCCAGACGGATGCGGCGATCAACCCGGGCAACTCGGGCGGGCCGCTGCTGAACTCGCGGGGCGAGGTGATCGGCATCAATACGATGATTGCTTCGAATGGTGCGGAGCAGAGCTCGGGAATCGGCTTTGCGATTCCGATCAACACGGCCAAGGCGGTGCTGGCCGACCTGACACGCTATGGGAAGGTGAAGCGGCCGTCGCTGGGTATCTCGTCGTTTGCGATTGGGCCAGACCTGGCGGAGCAGCTTGGGCTGGCGGCGGATTACGGTGTGCTGATCCAAAAGGTAATTCCGGGCGGTGCGGCGGAAAGGGCGGGATTGCGCGGTGGAAACGAGCAGGCGTACCTGGGCAATCAGCCGATCATGCTGGGCGGCGATTTGATTGTGGCGATCGACGGCCAGCAGGTCACCGATCCACAAGACATACAGGCGATCATGGACAAGCACCAGGCGGGCGATACGATCTCGGTGACGGTGGTGCGCGGGCGCCGGCAGATGACGATCAAGCTGATTCTGGGCGAGGCGCGCGGGCAGACCACGTAAAGCGGAGGAATGACGGATGGAGGCGCGCTTCGGCGTGGCTTGCGGCCGGACTCACACAACAGACAAACAGTTGTTTTCCAAGCCTCGTCACGTGACATTCGGAGGTATCTCGATGTTGAGCGTCGAATTGGATTTCCTGCAGAGCCAGTTAGAGGAACGGAAGCGTCGGCTTGAGACCGCCATTGCGCTGGCGCCGGATAATGCCAAT from the Occallatibacter riparius genome contains:
- a CDS encoding S1C family serine protease, translating into MRMRRILLVLLLVGGFWYVAAHLPGDLRNLSLIGPGSGGSALQLTEAHAAPEYDSEEQNNIAVYKRVLPSVVNITATNLVFNFFYGAVPQQGQGSGFVLDKAGHVLTNFHVVENANRGIEVQLSNKHKYTAKVIGTDRVHDLALLQIDAPNLQPVTLADSSGLSVGQKVYAIGNPFGLTGTMTRGIISSIRSIRGAEGAPIEDAIQTDAAINPGNSGGPLLNSRGEVIGINTMIASNGAEQSSGIGFAIPINTAKAVLADLTRYGKVKRPSLGISSFAIGPDLAEQLGLAADYGVLIQKVIPGGAAERAGLRGGNEQAYLGNQPIMLGGDLIVAIDGQQVTDPQDIQAIMDKHQAGDTISVTVVRGRRQMTIKLILGEARGQTT